The proteins below are encoded in one region of Citrobacter enshiensis:
- the rlmF gene encoding 23S rRNA (adenine(1618)-N(6))-methyltransferase RlmF: MSPQKPGLHPRNRHHSRYDLATLCQVTPELTQFLVRTPGGEQSVDFANPLAVKALNKALLAHFYAVTSWDIPDGFLCPPVPGRADYIHHLADLLGETTGTIPTTASILDVGVGANCIYPLIGAHEYGWRFTGSETSDEALASAQAIIKGNPGLTRSVRLRRQKDPTAIFNGIIHKNEQFEATLCNPPFHDSAASARAGSERKRRNLGQDKDDALNFGGQQQELWCEGGEVAFIKKMIAESQAFGRQVMWFTTLVSRGENLPPLYRALTDVGAVKVVKKEMAQGQKQSRFIAWTFMDNDQRRRFMTQKR, encoded by the coding sequence ATGTCCCCCCAGAAACCGGGATTACACCCCCGTAACCGTCACCACAGTCGTTACGATCTCGCGACATTATGCCAGGTCACGCCCGAGCTGACGCAATTCCTCGTTCGCACGCCAGGCGGCGAACAAAGCGTTGATTTTGCCAACCCGCTGGCAGTAAAGGCGTTGAACAAAGCGCTGTTAGCGCATTTCTACGCCGTGACGAGCTGGGATATTCCGGACGGTTTTTTGTGTCCACCGGTACCGGGGCGCGCGGATTATATTCACCATCTGGCGGATCTGCTCGGTGAGACGACGGGGACCATTCCAACCACGGCGAGCATACTGGACGTGGGCGTGGGGGCGAACTGTATTTACCCGCTGATTGGGGCTCATGAATATGGCTGGCGCTTTACCGGAAGCGAAACCAGCGATGAGGCGCTTGCCAGCGCCCAGGCGATTATTAAGGGTAATCCGGGGTTAACCCGGTCTGTCCGTTTGCGTCGACAAAAAGATCCCACGGCGATTTTCAACGGCATTATTCACAAAAATGAACAGTTTGAAGCCACCCTGTGTAACCCCCCGTTCCATGATTCGGCCGCTTCTGCGCGTGCTGGCAGCGAGCGTAAACGCCGTAACCTCGGGCAGGATAAAGACGATGCGCTGAATTTTGGCGGGCAGCAGCAGGAGTTATGGTGTGAAGGCGGTGAAGTGGCGTTCATCAAAAAAATGATCGCGGAGAGCCAGGCGTTTGGCCGTCAGGTGATGTGGTTTACCACGCTGGTCTCGCGCGGTGAGAATTTACCCCCGCTGTATCGTGCCTTAACGGATGTTGGCGCGGTCAAAGTCGTTAAAAAAGAGATGGCCCAGGGGCAAAAGCAGAGTCGCTTTATCGCCTGGACCTTTATGGATAACGATCAGCGTCGCCGCTTTATGACGCAGAAACGCTGA
- the ybiJ gene encoding DUF1471 family protein YbiJ: MKTIKYAVAAIALSGLSFGVFAAEPVTAAQAQDMNKIGVVSAEGATTLDGLEAKLAEKAAAAGANGYSITSAYSNNKMSGTAVIYK; this comes from the coding sequence ATGAAAACCATCAAATATGCTGTTGCCGCTATCGCTCTGTCTGGACTCTCATTTGGCGTTTTCGCTGCCGAGCCGGTGACGGCTGCACAAGCACAAGACATGAATAAAATCGGTGTAGTTTCTGCGGAAGGCGCCACCACCCTGGACGGTCTGGAAGCGAAACTGGCTGAGAAAGCGGCGGCGGCTGGCGCCAACGGCTATAGCATTACCTCTGCATACAGCAACAACAAAATGAGCGGTACTGCGGTTATCTACAAATAA
- a CDS encoding catecholate siderophore receptor Fiu, which produces MDKNRNLPSSSFHSLTFFAGLCIGLSPVAHAVAADEQAKKQDDTLVVEASTPSLYAPTQSADPKFSRPVADTTRTMTVISEQVIKDQGATNLTDALKNVPGVGAFFAGENGNSTTGDAVYMRGADTSNSIYIDGVRDIGSVTRDTFNTEQVEVIKGPSGTDYGRSAPTGSINMISKQPRTDSGIDASASVGSAWFRRGTLDINQVIGETTAARLNLMGEKTHDAGRDNVKNERYGVAPSVAFGLSTPTRLYLNYLHVTQHNTPDGGIPTIGLPGYSAPSAGTSALNSSGKVDTHNFYGTDSDYDDSTTDTATMRFEHDLTDSTTLRNTTRWSRVKQDYLMTAVMGGASNITQPDSNVDSWTWSRVANTKDVSNKILTNQTNLTSTFYTGSIGHDISTGIEFTRETQTNYGVNPLTPPPVNIYNPNSNVHIGGLTRNGANANGQTDTFGIYAFDTLQITRDVELNGGIRLDNYRTEYDSATACGATGRGAVVCPAGAAKGSPVTTVDTAKSGNLVNWKAGALYHLTDNGNIYVNYAISQQPPGGNNFALAQSGSGNSANRTDFKPQKAKTSEIGTKWEVLDKRLLLTAAIFRTDIENEVEQNDDGTYSQYGKKRVEGYELSVAGNITPDWQVIGGYTQQHATIRDGKDVAQDGSSSLPYTPEHAFTLWSQYQATNDISVGAGARYIGSMHRGSDGAVGTPSYTEGYWVADAKLGYRVNRTLDFQLNVYNLFDTDYVSSINKSGYRYHPGEPRTFLFTANMHF; this is translated from the coding sequence ATGGATAAAAATCGCAACCTGCCTTCCAGTAGCTTCCATTCGCTCACGTTTTTTGCCGGTCTGTGCATCGGACTTTCACCTGTTGCACACGCTGTCGCCGCAGATGAACAGGCAAAGAAACAGGATGATACGTTAGTCGTGGAAGCCTCCACCCCGTCGCTTTACGCCCCGACGCAATCCGCCGACCCGAAATTCTCGCGCCCGGTGGCGGACACCACGCGCACAATGACGGTGATTTCAGAACAGGTGATTAAAGATCAGGGCGCCACCAATTTGACCGACGCCCTGAAAAACGTGCCCGGCGTTGGCGCTTTCTTTGCAGGCGAGAACGGTAACTCCACCACTGGCGATGCGGTTTATATGCGTGGCGCCGATACCTCAAACAGCATCTACATTGACGGCGTGCGTGACATTGGCAGCGTCACGCGCGATACCTTCAATACCGAACAGGTAGAAGTGATCAAAGGTCCGTCCGGGACCGATTACGGCCGTAGCGCACCGACGGGCTCGATCAATATGATCAGCAAACAGCCCCGTACCGACTCGGGCATTGATGCTTCTGCCAGCGTGGGGAGCGCGTGGTTCCGCCGCGGTACGCTGGATATTAACCAGGTGATAGGCGAAACCACCGCCGCGCGCCTGAACCTGATGGGTGAAAAAACGCACGACGCAGGCCGCGATAACGTTAAAAATGAACGTTACGGCGTCGCCCCTTCCGTCGCTTTCGGTCTGAGTACGCCTACTCGTCTGTATCTGAACTATCTGCACGTGACCCAGCACAACACGCCAGACGGGGGGATCCCGACCATTGGTTTACCGGGCTATTCCGCGCCTTCTGCGGGCACGTCCGCGCTCAACAGTTCTGGCAAAGTGGATACGCACAATTTTTACGGCACGGATTCTGACTACGACGATTCCACGACCGACACCGCCACGATGCGTTTCGAACATGACCTGACTGACAGCACCACCCTGCGTAACACCACACGCTGGTCGCGCGTCAAACAGGATTATCTGATGACCGCCGTGATGGGCGGCGCATCAAACATCACGCAGCCTGACAGCAACGTTGACTCCTGGACCTGGTCCCGCGTGGCGAATACCAAAGATGTCAGCAACAAGATCCTGACCAACCAGACCAATCTGACGTCAACGTTTTATACCGGCTCCATCGGACACGACATCAGCACGGGTATCGAATTTACCCGCGAAACTCAAACCAACTACGGTGTTAATCCTCTGACGCCGCCTCCGGTCAATATTTACAACCCAAATAGCAACGTCCACATTGGCGGACTGACCCGTAATGGCGCGAACGCCAACGGCCAGACCGACACCTTCGGCATCTACGCGTTCGATACCCTGCAAATCACTCGCGACGTTGAACTCAACGGCGGCATTCGACTCGATAATTACCGTACCGAGTACGATAGCGCCACCGCCTGTGGCGCCACTGGACGCGGCGCGGTGGTGTGCCCGGCGGGCGCAGCGAAAGGTTCCCCGGTCACGACAGTGGACACCGCGAAATCAGGTAACCTGGTGAACTGGAAAGCAGGCGCGTTGTACCATTTGACGGACAACGGCAATATTTATGTTAACTACGCCATTTCTCAGCAACCGCCAGGGGGAAATAACTTTGCCCTCGCCCAGAGCGGCAGCGGCAACAGCGCTAACCGTACTGACTTCAAACCGCAAAAAGCGAAAACCAGCGAAATTGGCACCAAGTGGGAAGTGCTGGATAAACGTCTGCTGTTAACCGCCGCGATTTTCCGTACCGATATCGAAAATGAAGTTGAACAGAACGACGACGGGACGTATTCCCAGTACGGGAAAAAGCGCGTAGAAGGGTATGAACTTTCCGTGGCCGGAAACATCACGCCGGACTGGCAGGTTATCGGCGGCTACACCCAACAACACGCCACCATCCGCGACGGAAAAGATGTCGCGCAGGATGGCTCCTCTTCCCTGCCGTATACGCCAGAACACGCCTTTACGCTGTGGAGCCAATATCAGGCCACCAATGATATCTCCGTCGGGGCTGGCGCGCGCTATATCGGCAGTATGCACCGGGGTTCCGACGGTGCGGTAGGCACGCCGTCTTATACCGAAGGCTATTGGGTCGCGGATGCAAAACTGGGATACCGCGTGAACCGCACTCTCGATTTCCAGTTGAACGTCTACAACCTGTTTGATACTGACTATGTCTCCTCGATTAACAAGAGCGGATACCGTTATCATCCGGGTGAACCGAGAACCTTCTTGTTCACAGCCAATATGCATTTCTGA
- the ybiX gene encoding PKHD-type hydroxylase YbiX → MMYHIPGVLTPQGVAQCRQQLEQADWIDGRATTGAQGAQVKNNQQVDTGSELYIALQKAVLSAINQSALFFSAALPKTISMPLFNRYQNNETYGFHVDGAVRSHPESGWMRTDLSATLFLSSPESYDGGELIVNDTYGQHAVKLPAGDVVLYPSSSLHCVTPVTRGVRVASFMWVQSMIRDDKKRAMLFELDKNIQSLKSRNGESDEILSLLNLYHNLLREWSEI, encoded by the coding sequence ATGATGTATCACATTCCGGGCGTTTTAACGCCGCAAGGCGTCGCGCAATGTCGACAACAACTCGAGCAGGCTGACTGGATCGATGGCCGGGCAACCACTGGCGCTCAGGGCGCTCAGGTTAAAAATAACCAGCAGGTTGATACCGGCAGCGAGCTGTATATCGCCTTACAGAAGGCGGTACTGTCAGCCATCAACCAGAGTGCCCTGTTTTTCTCGGCCGCCTTGCCGAAAACAATCTCCATGCCGCTGTTTAACCGCTATCAGAATAATGAAACCTATGGTTTTCACGTTGATGGCGCAGTACGCAGCCATCCGGAAAGCGGCTGGATGCGCACCGATCTTTCCGCCACCTTATTCCTGAGTTCACCGGAGAGCTATGACGGCGGGGAACTGATCGTTAACGATACTTACGGGCAGCATGCGGTGAAGTTACCGGCCGGCGATGTGGTGCTGTATCCCTCCAGCAGCCTGCATTGCGTCACTCCGGTAACGCGGGGAGTCCGCGTTGCATCATTTATGTGGGTCCAGTCGATGATCCGTGATGATAAGAAACGCGCCATGCTGTTTGAACTGGACAAAAATATCCAGTCGCTCAAAAGCCGCAACGGCGAAAGTGACGAGATCCTCTCTTTACTCAACCTCTACCATAATCTGCTGCGTGAATGGTCTGAAATCTGA
- the mcbA gene encoding DUF1471 family periplasmic protein McbA yields the protein MKKCLTLLAATVLTGLTFASFAAPPITSPETGQLRASGTVSASGATNLSDLEDKLAEKAREQGAKGFVVNSAGGNNQMHGTATIYK from the coding sequence ATGAAAAAATGCCTCACTTTACTTGCAGCCACCGTACTTACCGGCCTGACGTTTGCCTCATTTGCCGCACCGCCAATCACCAGTCCAGAAACCGGACAGCTAAGAGCGTCTGGTACCGTTTCCGCTTCAGGGGCAACTAACCTGAGCGATTTGGAAGATAAACTGGCAGAAAAAGCGCGTGAGCAAGGCGCTAAAGGTTTTGTGGTTAACTCAGCTGGCGGTAATAATCAGATGCACGGCACTGCAACCATCTACAAATAA
- a CDS encoding DksA/TraR family C4-type zinc finger protein — MASGWANDDAVNEQINNTIEDAVARVRGELPQGESLHECEECGDPIPEARRKAVPGVRLCLTCQQEKDSRNETFSGYNRRGSKDSQLR; from the coding sequence ATGGCATCCGGATGGGCAAATGACGACGCCGTGAATGAGCAGATCAACAATACCATTGAAGATGCTGTCGCACGCGTTCGCGGGGAATTACCCCAGGGGGAAAGTCTGCATGAATGCGAAGAGTGTGGCGATCCGATTCCCGAAGCCCGACGCAAAGCGGTTCCGGGCGTCAGGTTATGCCTCACCTGCCAGCAGGAGAAAGATTCAAGAAACGAAACATTCTCAGGATATAATCGCAGAGGATCGAAAGACAGCCAGTTACGTTGA